In Anguilla rostrata isolate EN2019 chromosome 1, ASM1855537v3, whole genome shotgun sequence, a genomic segment contains:
- the nr1d2a gene encoding nuclear receptor subfamily 1 group D member 2a yields MESTKAGGVIAYIRSSSSISGSESCHSDSSNGSFQSSSPPLHLSPSRKPGAPHGALRHAQPRAHATEKPGRAGPAARCGITKINGMVLLCKVCGDVASGFHYGVHACEGCKGFFRRSIQQNIQYKKCLKNESCPIMRMNRNRCQQCRFKKCLFVGMSKDAVRFGRIPKREKQRMLLEMQSAMNNMMSNGQLHSALTPPPPYLAEPAPEDSGSASCSSASSPEPQVAMDTSSGSPSSCSSDSGEEEVIGTVTRAHKETFMYNQEQAGSPAEAPPPAAAAAERSRESGTEEQRESWNRQNDRATVAGRHLPSGSVLLGTSYPAHHYSHVPLGRSAAYAHSVPHRGSSIAEPMTNCAFSGPVWSQGNRMHLVCPMGMSPYVDQHMSSHQIWEEFSMSFTPAVREVVEFAKRIPGFRDLSQHDQVSLLKAGTFEVLVVRFASLFDIKERTVTFLSGKKYSLEALRSMGAGELLNSMFEFSEKLTALQLSEEEMSLFTAVVLVSADRSGIENVNSVEALQETLIRALRSLITKNHANEVATFTKLLLKLPDLRSLNNMHSEELLAFKVHT; encoded by the exons ATGGAATCTACAAAAGCTG GCGGAGTGATAGCGTACATCCGCTCCTCGAGCTCCATCTCCGGCTCGGAGTCCTGTCACAGCGACAGCTCCAACGGCAGCTTCCAGTCCTCGTCCCCGCCCCTCCACCTGTCCCCGAGCCGGAAGCCGGGCGCGCCGCACGGCGCGCTCCGACACGCCCAGCCCCGCGCGCACGCCACGGAGAAGCCCGGACGCGCGGGCCCCGCCGCTAGGTGTGGCATTACCA AGATCAACGGCATGGTGCTGTTGTGCAAGGTGTGCGGTGACGTGGCGTCGGGCTTCCACTACGGGGTGCACGCCTGCGAGGGGTGCAAG GGCTTCTTCAGAAGGAGCATTCAGCAGAACATCCAGTACAAGAAATGCCTGAAGAATGAGAGCTGCCCCATCATGCGCATGAACAGGAACCGCTGCCAGCAGTGCAGATTCAAGAAGTGCCTGTTCGTGGGGATGTCCAAAGACG CGGTGCGCTTTGGCCGCATCCCGAAGCGGGAGAAGCAGAGGATGCTGCTGGAGATGCAGAGCGCCATGAACAACATGATGAGCAACGGCCAGCTGCACTCCGCCCTGACACCGCCCCCGCCCTACCTCGCCGAGCCCGCCCCCGAGGACtccggctccgcctcctgctcgTCGGCCTCGTCGCCCGAGCCCCAGGTCGCCATGGACACTTCCTCGGGCTCCCCCTCGTCCTGCTCCTCGGAcagcggggaggaggaggtcaTCGGCACGGTGACCAGGGCGCACAAGGAGACCTTCATGTACAACCAGGAGCAGGCCGGCTCGCCCGccgaggcccctccccccgccgccgccgccgccgagcgATCGAGAGAGAGCggcacagaggagcagagggagagctGGAACCGGCAGAACGACCGCGCCACGGTCGCGGGCCGGCACCTGCCCAGCGGCTCGGTTCTGCTGGGGACCAGCTACCCCGCCCACCATTACAGCCACGTCCCCCTGGGCCGCAGCGCAGCCTATGCACACAGCGTGCCCCACAGGGGCAGCAGCATCGCAGAGCCCATGACTAACTGCGCTTTCAGTGGGCCGGTGTGGAGTCAAGGCAACAGGATGCATCTG GTGTGTCCCATGGGCATGTCTCCGTACGTGGACCAGCACATGTCCAGTCACCAGATCTGGGAGGAGTTCTCCATGAGCTTCACGCCGGCCGTCCGCGAGGTCGTGGAGTTCGCCAAGAGAATACCGGGATTCCGTGACCTCTCGCAGCACGACCAAGTCAGCCTGCTGAAGGCCGGAACATTCGAG GTGCTAGTGGTACGTTTTGCGTCCCTGTTCGACATAAAAGAGCGAACGGTGACCTTCCTGAGTGGTAAGAAGTATAGCTTGGAAGCTCTCCGCTCCATGGGCGCTGGGGAGCTGCTGAACTCCATGTTTGAGTTCAGCGAGAAGCTGACCGCCTTGCAGCTGAGCGAGGAGGAGATGAGCCTCTTCACCGCTGTCGTCCTGGTCTCTGCTG ATCGCTCAGGGATCGAGAACGTGAACTCGGTGGAGGCGCTCCAGGAGACGCTGATCCGGGCCCTCAGGAGCCTGATCACCAAGAACCACGCCAACGAGGTGGCCACCTTCACCAAGCTGCTCCTCAAACTGCCCGACCTCCGCTCCCTCAACAACATGCACTCTGAGGAGCTGCTGGCTTTCAAAGTGCACACCTGA